From a region of the Pseudoxanthomonas sp. X-1 genome:
- a CDS encoding cytochrome c oxidase assembly protein, giving the protein MSTEDATAPAPDRRTAGLPRLIGVAVVVFVLTFSLVPLYRLACEKVFGIRLDRGPAAAGQVAAAPASKRLVTVEFDGGVNSKLPWAFHPEVQRMQVVPGQLYEAQFFARNDGKRSIVGNAVPSVAPARASQYFVKTECFCFTAQTLEAGESRDMPLRFMVDPHLPSDVSTITLSYTFFKNDALTTALAGAAASPTAHSAP; this is encoded by the coding sequence GTGAGCACCGAGGACGCCACCGCTCCGGCGCCGGATCGGCGCACCGCCGGCCTGCCGCGGCTGATCGGCGTGGCCGTGGTGGTGTTCGTGCTGACCTTCTCGCTGGTGCCGCTGTACCGGCTGGCCTGCGAGAAGGTGTTCGGCATCCGCCTGGACAGGGGCCCGGCCGCGGCCGGGCAGGTCGCGGCCGCGCCGGCGAGCAAGCGCCTGGTGACGGTGGAGTTCGACGGCGGCGTCAATTCGAAGCTGCCCTGGGCCTTCCATCCGGAGGTCCAGCGCATGCAGGTGGTGCCGGGCCAGCTGTACGAGGCGCAGTTCTTCGCGCGCAACGACGGCAAGCGCTCGATCGTGGGCAACGCGGTGCCGTCGGTGGCGCCGGCGCGGGCCTCGCAGTACTTCGTCAAGACCGAGTGCTTCTGCTTCACCGCGCAGACGCTGGAGGCCGGGGAGAGCCGCGACATGCCGCTGCGCTTCATGGTCGACCCGCATCTGCCCAGCGATGTCAGCACGATCACCCTGTCCTACACCTTCTTCAAGAACGATGCGCTGACCACGGCCCTGGCGGGCGCGGCGGCGAGTCCGACGGCGCATTCGGCGCCCTGA